Sequence from the Bombus pyrosoma isolate SC7728 linkage group LG3, ASM1482585v1, whole genome shotgun sequence genome:
CATACAattgtacatttatacattAGACATAAATTTTGACATGCCATTAGcatttatgatttttcttaAACTCTAGTGTTTTCATCTAAGCtagaaacattaaattttcatttttcactgCATATAACTACATTCCACAAATTTTTACCTTTGTTAACATATGGTTTAGCAAATTTAAGAtacttttgtttattaattgcaCTAATAAAGAGTTTTCTCTTGGTTATATAATCATCGCGATGCTTTATTGATTTGGTCACATTGAAATCAACTGGAATGGGATGATaacaatatttgaatttcaaagcATTATCCAGTGTAAGATTTGAGCAATCTAGTAAGACAAATTGTGtctaagaaatattattttttattagttttatagGATGTTCTATTAATATGAAACATAATATTCTACTGAATGTTAATGATAATCTTATATATacttagaaatatttaatattaagaaGTCAGTTAAAtgaagtgaaaaagaaaaacatctgggaaataatagtaaaagtAGAAATAAGGGAGATCATAGTAAgttaatgatttttaatttccagttttcagtaattgttatttgatcttttatccttttttcgATCCTTTTAATGTAAAAACACCCCTTCTTCCCTCtgtctcgctctttctctgttttttcaagtagaaatttatagaagaCTATTCTGTTGAAAACGACTCCAAACCTGGTACCACtcggtttatttttaaataatatcttaattatataaaaggattaatttacatttcgtaTTGTTGCATTTTCGGATTTCCTCAGTGCTCATGACTTATTTAGGAACACCTATCGTATCCGCGGTTCCGTATATTCAcgataaagtttaaaattacatattactcAAGTATGAGGATCTTACAAAGATTCTGTAGTTTGAATGACTTTATACGCCATTTCTCTTAACAAACGTCTTTCGTCTTAAAAGTACTGTGGTTCATGAAAGTATTCAAGCACTTATCCGAATTtttgtatgaatatattatgtgtactATATGAAACTTCCTAAAATATCATTAGCGCTATAATAAGACACGATTATTGTgattataatagtaaaatttgaaacaattcgGAAATGTGTAGAGAAATTACGAAACATTTATTCCAAACATAAACTTAATGACAAACATAAACTTAATTgagcaaaattaatatacaacatGAATAGTAGTCTTAAATATACCCATTAGCTAGAGATGCACTACATATTGtggtttattaatataatgaataattgactGTTCAAATTTGGTGatctttggaaaatatatgcttccaataaatactcgtatcttgtaacttctatatacattttcaggtcgatttccaattttaccaatataatcacgaCAGTCGTGTCCCGTTATAATGCTAatgatttcaaaatgttttatgtgATATATACATGTAGAATTTCTAGGATTCTTTGGATACTTTCGTACGCTACTGTATAGTTACCAATACGTCCTGGTTTTCAACCCTTGTGCCGGTGACCCGGTCAGTTTACAACTACTTTACAACTCACGGTTTTTTGATTTCttgatttttaacatttaagtTTTTAATTGACCATTCgcatatttcaaaaataaagtaaataccGTAGTAGCTAACTATCGTTTACACTTATAACCCGCAAATTATGGGCCATAAACATGGGTGTATAAAATAACCGGATTCGCAGTAATGTTGCCGTGTTGAAGCCTAAGATGTAAGAGGAAAACAGCGGAATGAGAACCTGTCGTTGTAAAAACTTGCAAgtttttttatacttatagAGCACGTGTtacacaattaaaaaaatttcgtgATCTTATGGACGTTCAATAAAAGGATTTGTAaacatgaattattatatctattacaattatatatactattctTGAAACAACATTAAACAacaatgattttattgtttttaatatcacattgttttttaattttaaatgtcaCATTGAagtatttatcaaattactgtgttaatataattgtgtataattataaacacaagtgtgtataattatttataaatgtaaataaatatgtataaaacacTTTGCTTTgctaattcttttatatataatatttatcattaattttattagttaGTTAGCtagatatttcaaaaactaTCGATAGTACTAAACTGttgatcatttatatttaaaatgatatttgtaatttcagtaattcaagattttttatcattctatGGAAGCTCTTTATctgtataacttataacaagATATTAaagactttttattattatttatttaaattataaagtttaCTAAtaactaaattctatttcatttattttggaaatgatacatttcatataataacttttaatacaAAGTCTAGCATTATATTGTATCActgcaaaaattttatatatttgttttagaCGATTACTTGTTGTTTCTGCAATGGATATTATGGACCATGTTTTGAGGAACCTGTTTGTCCAACATGTCACGCATTTCTATTTCCTAATGACATCGGCTTTTTACCAGTTCCCATTTTCAGTCAAGTATGTTGTATTgctttatatacgtatacatagtagaacttcatttatttaaatatcatacaattatatgatataataatgcCTAATTTTATCGTCTATTTAATGCTGATCATTTTGTATCCTTTACTTGATAGTGACTCATACTCTTCTCAATAATTCGAgtgaatttttgtacaaatagATACGCGCTTCTTTATCGGGAAAACGACCATTTtcacatttcttttattttttgaaaatctttCAAGTCTGTAATTCCcatcgtaattaaatattttcagtatccagtttttttatattcaatctcgattatatcttcatttatcaatttttgtcCCATCGACGCTCCGTCtctaatgtaaaaaataaacatttttgtgactaattatttgataaaaaccCAGTTATCTGTGTTTCATACGAATAAATGAAGTTCATTGgcaaacaagaaaataaagatatgtatgtgtgtacttatatacatattgtcttttattttttacatatagaAATCAGATGACGAAGATTCAGGAAACGACGAGCCAACAGAACTTTATTACAATCATGAAAGAAGAGCAAgtcaacaacaacaaaattcTGCGCAAAACGCGAATGTGTCAAACCTAGCGAAAAGATCCGGTGCACGCTGTATCAAGCCTCCGAGATATGGTTCAAGGAACAGACATATTTTACTTGCGCAGCAACTACATCACGGTATAAATACAAGTAGCCCAAAAAATATGGCAGTTGTATCGCAAAATGCGCAGCTTTCACACAGTGTCCATTCTGATAGTATGCAAAATATAGATAATGGAAACAATGATACTCATcgtgaaaattataaagaaaaagattccaCTTCCAGTTCTGCACGTGTGGCAGATGCAGCATTACATAACATTGTCCCATTCCAGAGAGTTAAGGAAGTAGAAAGTCGACCACATTATTATCGGAATTACaaagtacaaaataatacAGGAGAAATGTCAAGATCGAATAACTTGTCTGAACGATTAGAGATGTTAACGAATTATAAGCACGTCGAATATGAATCTATCGCTGAACCAGGCTTAATGGAAAGATTACCACCTGAAGTATTGTTAGTTGTCTTCTCACATTTGGATGATGTTAGTCTTTGGTCAGCTGCGAATGTTTGCCGTAGATGGTGTGGTTTGTTATCGACACATGTAACGCCACAGCAGTGGCAACGAAATGTGAAATTACGATGGCCTTTATACAAACCTATCGGAACTGTTAAAAACTGGTATAAACTATATGATTTTTTGGCTTCTTCAGCGCCTTGTAGAACGTGTTTAGCACAAGCGTGTTTGATGTCTCGATCGCCAAGTATTGAAGAGAATTCATGGAGAAAAAATCGTTTGCATAGCGAGCTTAAAAGTTTAAGAATAGATCCTCCTGAGGGTATTGAAGCAACACCCTTGGATCAGAAGTGTTGCCATTGGCAAGCTACGATAACTGGACCTGTAGGGAGTCCGTACGAAGGAggtttattttatctttaccTGCAAGTCCCGTGCACGTATGTATAAAtgtgtatttttcttattattagaGGTATGCGAGAACTTAAACATGTTAAATCGAGTCAAGTCGAGAATTTTCCTCGGAGTCGGATCAGATTTCTGAAAGTATCTCGCGACTCatgaatatcgaaattttcgaaaattggGAGAATCCGAATCACGTTTCGGGATagtcttttttaaatataagcatttattaaatataagcaattatttcaattttcaaattttcttgagatatttttgactgctttatgttataaaagtatattgatTTACTTATGTTTTTTACTATCAATTTATGTTCCTACATACTTCATATATaggaatgtaaaataaatttaacaaataaattcttgTCGATTTCTTGTCGAAATCAATGTTTACGGATTGATATAGTCTCTCTTCGGTtagatgttaaataatatttatataatcgttgttcgatttcaattttctaatttctttttcttacattctttttaaacTTTTGCAGTTACCCTTTGTATCCACCGATAGTAAGGTTTCTTACAAAAATACTTCATCCAAATGTTTCTAGACATGGTGATGTTGGAATAGACTCAATACTTCATAACTGGTCGTTAGCACTAACAATTTCGAAGGTGTTAATCAGTGTTCAAAGCTTGCTCACGGATCCATACTGTCAGGTAATAtagagaataataataatttaacaaacattGTACTCATTTATGTTTTAGaactatttataaataaattacattgtgTTAATAATCACATGTCGGtgataattatataagatttttaatcgtataatatttaaaaagtagtattaaagttaatataacacattgttaatattaataataaatattaataaatacacaatGTACAGGTCTGTATGGAACCGGAATTGGGAGAAATGTATATGAACGATCGTGAAAGGTTTGATGAAATCGCGAGGGCATGGACATGGCGATATGCTATGCATGATGTTGTCACTCCgctataaacaatttataaatatcgtatttcttatatatagGGTGTCAAAAAAAGGATTTAGAAACTTCAAACAGACGCTTTATTCActgaagaaaggaaagaacttcgattaataatatttataacaaattagaatttctGTAACATGTAAACATTTGTATTTATCGAAAGAGATCtcaaatgtttgaaatagTTCGAATATATgctatcgaatttttatttttattaatttaacccATTTTAATCTAAACTCTGCTTACGAAATTGTTGCTTACTCTAATGAACGTTATGAAACTACAGAGCTTGTAACTTTTTTCTTTGGACAATTGCATCATTCTtgtaggaaatatttattaagatcaatttaataattttctagtttATAATGACGTTCATATAAAGAGTTACATATTTAAGATCATGCCAGTAGATAAATAGATGTAGAAATgaagttgaaatatattattacccGTTATGTAacttgtatacatataaatatgtttccaAAATTTGCATTTGATTTAAGAATTATCTGTATTAATTTTGTGTGTACTAtgctatttaattaatatgtatttcgtAAATTAATGTTACTAGAAAACAGAGCCAGAAAATAAAGAGGATTCtgtatataagtatattttctagtatagataataataaagttacaGTTAGGGTAAAATCAAGTTACAATCTTATATATCACTTTACAGATTTGTATCTTGCTGATATGACATTCATAAGagcaattttattatgtattttatgtactATCTAGAAAACGGTAAAATAACTGTATCGTAGtaagaaattgtttacaaGCTGTAATGATCCTTCTATTCccttcgaattttcattatctttattacttttattttcaccaTGATTTTGTAAAAGCAACAggaatgattaattatttcaaaaacatGCAGCACGAACAGACAAAAGtcatattaacaatattaatataattccttatttatttagttttatcatatacatattattatcgtattaatttaaaaatctctCATATACTTTGACACTGcctattttattatgttaccATTGATATTCAATGTTTATCAAAGgttaaattaagataaaactacaatacgtatgtatatactttaAAGGGACAtacgtatttcttttaatatcgaataataacaGGTAACATTTAAAagttagtaaaattaaaattataactcTAACCTCGTATTAAAGGATATAGATAACTTGTACACATTATTCATTTGTTCATAAACTAATTAGTATTTCACTTGGTTCGTGGCCATCGCTGCATATGACGATGTGACGACATTGCTTGGAGACCATGGCAAGTAGTGGGGGTAATGACGTCGTAGCTCTCGCTTGCTCCATTCACTGACCGGCCGTCGCCGCGAGTAGTCGTGAGTTTGTCCTGCTTTCTTCTGCACATCGATACCGTTCCAGGATCTAACGGAATATCCCGGAAGCGTGTTTTGGActttcctatttctttctGTTGAAATCTTTCCCACAGATTACCACGGATTCCTGTTATCTCTATAATAAGTATCGAGTAACAATCGACGCATTTTAATCAAAGCCTGGAATGTATTTGTGAAAGCTGCTTattctttccatctttcttcctttcgtgtCTTTGCAttgtgtgcgcgcgcgtgcTTGTGTGTATGATTTGTATACATAATAGTATTTGTACGGATTCGAGAAGGTCTTTGGACGCGAAAGGATACGATCGATTACAATTCGTGGAAGGAGATATGACCGTCGCCGGAAAGGTAAGTTCTTTTAGTAATTGCTTTCGATTTTTGGTTTCTAAACCAttcatttgtatattattattgtgtaTCTTAGAAActaaaaattagaaactatAATATCGGAAATCTGTCATTCACGATTTCTACGTTTATTTTGCACTAcattgttttgtatttttaagcGTGACAATTTAGATTAGATACGGATACAGTAATGGTAGCCTTTACTGTGTTGCAGTTGATTAAAAGTATTCTACAATATAGCTTaagtacttttttttattacatacttatataatatactatatattaagCAATGTtagagaacgaaagaaaaatatttcattaatgtgtttattacattaatgaactgttattacgatatgaaaAGCGTTACCTGTATATAAATCACTTTACTTgcttattgttttatttaacatttataactttcatttggaatacatttatattttctttcctggCTTCCTTCATATCGATTAATGACATATTCCTTCTGTTCTATTGTTTTATAAGTAATTATGTTAAAGTGAGATCATGACCTAAATTGGGCGATCTAACAAATTGGAATggtaatatttcttaatattctaGAACTCGTCGCGAAGTAATTACAAGAAtcattatattcattttgatGTAGTTCTcttagaatagaaatttttatctcataTAAAGTATTCCTACAAGTGTATTAATCCAGATTTTGGTTTCAATTTTGGTTTCAAGTAAATGTCTCAAAAATCATATAATCACTACAAGCTGTCTAATCTTCTTCAAATTTGCTGAAACAAAACCTGAATTACAGACTTCACCCAGCTCCAATCATTCAGCTTTCTCGGCGCCAAAggatatacaaatatacacaCGTAGGGTATTCGCTTTTACGAATTAATTGGTTCTTGGCGATCGTTCGTAAATCAGGAATTCGTAAAGCGGGAGTTTATCTCTTAGAAGTAATGCTATAAGCGAGAGTTTCGTTCGTAAGAAGGAACAAAcgaggaataaaatatacagaataaataTCAAACGATAAGAAAAGTCTCTACTGAACAAAGATTTGCATATGTAAGAAAACTTCtcaattgaagaaaattatttgaaaaaagattaGCTCATCTTTTCATCACCGGGTAAATCGACGGTCGTAGAGATAGTAGGAGATATATCTATTAGAAAGCTTCGGTGCATCTTCTTGTAAGAAAGAAACGCCTCCAATTGTCTTTGCCGCGcataatttagaataaatattgtGGCTCCAACGAATTCGCGAAGATAAAGATTCGTAAGGTTAGAATAGCTAACGATACAAAAACATTGTATCATTCTAACTGAAACtataatactaaaaattttagatatttaaacCAACCTTCATCCGCAGACGTAATAGTGGCGCTAAATGGAACTAAAGCACGCTACAAAATACCGGTGgttggaaaaataatagaaaagcaGATCGAAGGAAACACAATTGTAGTATCAACCGTATGTACATAAATAGTCACTCAGCACAACTCCAACAAAATGTcacgttattttaaataattttgtaaccgTGGCTAAAATCagacgttatatcttaatccCAAACGTAAGAATACAGAAAGCTAATCGACGTAGGAAATACACTTTCGTTTATCCCCCGTCTCCCTATGTCATTTCCAACGTAAATTAGTTCTTGTTTGACATTTTTCTAATGATATTCACCAATTTGCGCGTTCGATATAGAAAAtgagattaaaaagaaatttttttatatagtgGTTATCAGCGACGACAATGTGAATACAGAGAGATATTTACTAGTTGGATTTTGCTAAATAACGACTTGTTttcaggaaaaagaaaacgcttGAAACGTGGTTTTTATCACAGAGATTTTCACTTGAAGTTCATTTGATCTGGTATTCGTTGCTAGAATAATTGTGTTTAGGGCAATGTAAAAGGATACGTTTGACGGTAAACTGACAATTGATAGATATCGTAGATTGGTAGGTTAGATTTTGAGATTAGACATGCGCGCGTGAGTGAGTCTGGTGTGACCACGTCTACGTCtgtttaaatacaatttagtGTCGACGATCAAGATTCCTAATGTAAACCGAAATGCAATTCTTACCGAAGATAAGTCTACGAATGTGCAATGGCGATCTGTCTCATGTGTTCGAgataattactaaaattatcGTTATCGAAATCTTCTGttggtaataaaaatgttaaaaaaagaatatagtataaatgggtgtttcgaacgaaagttttcttttttgaatCTCTTCCTCTTGAACACAGCTACGTTTAATGCGTTCAAACGTAGCAACGTTAACGATAAGAATCTTTAATCCGATAGTGTTAAgtgtgtataaatatttacttcgtgtatttttagaagaaagatgaaagtgtagaagaataaaaataaattgtattcaaactatttctttcgtttttaattgattCCAAGTCCGTTATCTTCGTCGCTAGTGCGAAGAAGTTTTATGTGCCACGAGTCAACAGAAGAAAGTCATAATGATGCAATTAGTAGAATCAAGTGAAAATGTGCGTGAATAAATCCATCACTGCGCTAATGTTAAGACTAATGCATTTTGTTTTACTTGCTCTTTCAAAAATTTAGCTTCGCCTAAAGATTTAATGATACGGATTTTCCTTCGTTTGCATTATATTTGGCCcattaatattatcgaaataattgtcGTTGATCAGCTAATTATCGTTAGCCGACTAACAGTTGCGCTCAGTAATATTGTcgtaaattagaaaatgtgaTAAAAGGGCAATGTAATAtgtgaattataatttcataaataagaCGTATTCGGTATGTTCTCAAAATCTTTGTCGATACGGATGACCACTTGATTGTTTAATTTTGCTTTCAGAAATACGTAGATTGTACCGTCCTGGAAACTGAAAGTATTGCTGACGCAGAAGATTCTTCTTACGATAGCGACTACGAAGCTGAAGATTCAGTGGGATCTACGAATATTCATTCACAAGTGGAATTGCAGGTACTTGCACAAGTATTTACGTATCTATGAACTTTTATGACATTCTTGTATTGTCAAGAGTGTCTGTAGGAATGATTGCTCGATCTGTAAATTCAGgttttaatcaaaaatttgaTGCACGGACGTAATGAAGAAGCGCGCGAGAAGAAATATCTTGCATTTTCTCACGGGAGAtcatttttctacgttttatcgCATTTCAGATATCATTTCATTCCACGTTCTAtcgcaaaataatttatttataaattttacaacattGTAAACGTTCCAGGAAAccaaaatatttgttcgactttgtaaaattaatgcaacaaattttttacaaaattatgttttatttgtattagaCGCGTAATCTTTAAATAaaccaattttttttatatgtaaatattcatcgaaaatataaggattttcttttatataagaatttacTATCATCGTTTGTCTATCAAAATCTGATCAAAAAACTTTGTGCCTATGtgcgatatttcatttcatttgcattttaattataatacaagaTTTTTTTCTCAAACTCCTCCTAACAAGACAAAGAGCATCTGTTACTAGGAGATATCCTGTTTGGTTAATAGAATATTCGGATAGTAGAAAGTTCCCtaaatattaggatattcggatagaggaaaatgaaatgaaaaatttcactaattCATTGTCCTCGGTTAATAGCTTTCATTTCGAATTATAGGTATCTACGTCAAGTCATTCAGATGTGTCCCGGACCGCCTCAGATACGTTGGCTGCTGAATTTGCAGAATATGTCACAGTGCAAGGGAGTCCACCGGTTCAGAGTCCAGGtacaagattttttaaaaaaagtcaTTTGTCTTCAACTAActaaatgtaaaaagatttcgtattttatcaGTAACCTAATGTATTGTTAACAATAAcgattcaataaatttaacaactattattattaaatatttaacaatgatATCcggtgtaaaatattattactagctttaatatcattaaattctagataaacgtaaatttatttcgaaaagcTTTCTACTTACCTACGTGGAGATCGTTTATAGGTTTGTGTATACGTATGCTaatctattaaaaatcttaaattGATACTTTCCCTTGAAAAGGTAATAATATCATCGCTTCTCCTCAAACCTCTCTTAGACGTACAGTTTTGAAATCATGCACTTCGAAATCATCTTTAAACTTTTGTCATGACATCGTGCACATACCTATCACAAATTTCTCTAACATTTTAGGAATTCCTCCCCTCCTGGCACTGATGCTTCGTGTGTTCCAACCGAAGATCCTAAGCTTCTTTATGTGACAGGCCATCATAGATATTTGAGTCTATTCGAGGTCGGGTTTCTTACTACTCTCCTCGGTGAGTTTGTCCTCGTTCACCtgcttcttttatttattacccATTTTAGAGCACAATTCTTCCAACTCACAGAAATGAGACGTTCTCCTGCTAACTATCAATCTTTTGACTAATCTGTTAATCCTTTTCTGGTCAGGTGCGTTAATACCTCtcttcgtattatttttcaagatcTCCTTTAgacttaaatatttacatgctaccttaatatttactatattatttattcgacTTATCGTTTAAACgacattcatttttatcttactTGCTTTTTTAAGCTTGGCttctttaaaatacatttaaatcatttaatagcaattataatatcattctttaaacgttttattttgtatttattatgttatcaATGGATATATGGTATTTATTTTTGGTTcatagttttattaataagGGGATAGTAGCTGCTAATAGTTTAATCTCCACGTAGGCAAGTACTTAGcaatattccaatttttacTCATcatagttattaataatacaggCCTTCCTCTGatagataataatatctaaCTAAGCTTAGAGTGTATATACATTGCATATACCAAAGTGTTCGAGTTAAAGGACGATTCCACTTATATGTTCTCCACTTATATGTACCTTTACGGATACGTTGGCAAACGAtagatttcgtttcttttctaagCTATAGTTTTATCGTATGTTTACTTTGTGTCATCTTTCTTTGGTATTccagtaacgttatatgtttccTATTCAAAAGACCATACTActgtaatatagtattattattaaatctcATAGATTACAGCAAAACATAAATAgctattatttgaaaaagatttgTAAATATAGCTTCTAGTTGCGCACTGAATATCGCGGAAGACAATAATATTTGTGaactttattcattttatctcTCCGCCATTTGATACTGCTATTCCGCCGCTATAGTCTACACGATCTTCATTTCCACGACAATTTCACTGCTTTGGTCATCTCGAAGACATAATTTATCCACCGATACTGTCTATGTAGCATTTGTTCCTATTTTCTTATAGCCCGGTTTAAACTTCTCAAATTGCCTTTTCTTCATATGTATTTGAACGTAATGCGATTAACATAGCCATGTCATCAGG
This genomic interval carries:
- the LOC122565638 gene encoding uncharacterized protein LOC122565638 isoform X1, which translates into the protein MLFLFTFEKRLTTKKHYICDGLNMAGDKVVGGSSPLTKEKVHKEDTYNENLNVEDEFAEPIEYVPCPEFNFSTITCCFCNGYYGPCFEEPVCPTCHAFLFPNDIGFLPVPIFSQKSDDEDSGNDEPTELYYNHERRASQQQQNSAQNANVSNLAKRSGARCIKPPRYGSRNRHILLAQQLHHGINTSSPKNMAVVSQNAQLSHSVHSDSMQNIDNGNNDTHRENYKEKDSTSSSARVADAALHNIVPFQRVKEVESRPHYYRNYKVQNNTGEMSRSNNLSERLEMLTNYKHVEYESIAEPGLMERLPPEVLLVVFSHLDDVSLWSAANVCRRWCGLLSTHVTPQQWQRNVKLRWPLYKPIGTVKNWYKLYDFLASSAPCRTCLAQACLMSRSPSIEENSWRKNRLHSELKSLRIDPPEGIEATPLDQKCCHWQATITGPVGSPYEGGLFYLYLQVPCTYPLYPPIVRFLTKILHPNVSRHGDVGIDSILHNWSLALTISKVLISVQSLLTDPYCQVCMEPELGEMYMNDRERFDEIARAWTWRYAMHDVVTPL
- the LOC122565638 gene encoding uncharacterized protein LOC122565638 isoform X2; its protein translation is MAGDKVVGGSSPLTKEKVHKEDTYNENLNVEDEFAEPIEYVPCPEFNFSTITCCFCNGYYGPCFEEPVCPTCHAFLFPNDIGFLPVPIFSQKSDDEDSGNDEPTELYYNHERRASQQQQNSAQNANVSNLAKRSGARCIKPPRYGSRNRHILLAQQLHHGINTSSPKNMAVVSQNAQLSHSVHSDSMQNIDNGNNDTHRENYKEKDSTSSSARVADAALHNIVPFQRVKEVESRPHYYRNYKVQNNTGEMSRSNNLSERLEMLTNYKHVEYESIAEPGLMERLPPEVLLVVFSHLDDVSLWSAANVCRRWCGLLSTHVTPQQWQRNVKLRWPLYKPIGTVKNWYKLYDFLASSAPCRTCLAQACLMSRSPSIEENSWRKNRLHSELKSLRIDPPEGIEATPLDQKCCHWQATITGPVGSPYEGGLFYLYLQVPCTYPLYPPIVRFLTKILHPNVSRHGDVGIDSILHNWSLALTISKVLISVQSLLTDPYCQVCMEPELGEMYMNDRERFDEIARAWTWRYAMHDVVTPL